A genome region from Musa acuminata AAA Group cultivar baxijiao chromosome BXJ3-5, Cavendish_Baxijiao_AAA, whole genome shotgun sequence includes the following:
- the LOC103984545 gene encoding uncharacterized protein LOC103984545: MVRYLDLQSFIVRARVLKLYRQALRTARRAPTHARDELRQTMRQEIEKNRYCDDKQKIRFLISEGLQRLKGLDETLDMTGHS, encoded by the exons ATGGTTCGGTATTTAGATCTGCAGAGCTTCATAGTTCGAGCTCGTGTACTGAAGCTTTATAGGCAGGCATTGAGAACTGCACGTCGGGCACCTACTCATGCAAGAG ATGAGCTGAGACAAACTATGAGGCAGGAGATAGAGAAGAACCGGTATTGCGATGATAAGCAGAAAATTCGCTTCCTAATTAGCGAAGGCTTGCAGAGATTGAAGGGTCTTGATGAGACGCTCGACATGACGGGCCAT